The sequence CAATGAATTGCGCTTGAAAACTCGATGAAATAATTGCTGATGTATTAGTACAATTAATACAAAGTGAATCGTAATTATACTAAGCCGTCGAATTCGCGGCGCTAATTGATTGCTTTCCCGTGAATTGCAATTTCGAACCATGTTAACCTGCGTGGTAATAGTCGCGATTTCTAGTCATTTATGATTACAGTATTTACGTTTAGAATTACTATTGCAGATATAAACACGATCTTTCGATTACATTGACGAGAAACTTGTagaactaaaaatattttacatatgTTTTAACTAGAAAAAATAACGAATTCTTTTGGAACTTCAGGTCAAAACAATTTTCAGaaattagtacaatacaaattttcataaattagtacaatacaaacTTCAATCGAATGTACCGGAGATTTTAATCATTTTCAGAAGTATAAAAATCTGCCCCATTCAAGAGAAAaagccagtaccggattagtcacgtgacattgtgacagaGCCGAAACATGTCACGTGATCGGCCCGTggaggaagcgtgggggaaagtcgtagaagaggaaggtagagtggggaccaTGGTTGCCATATGCGACCCTGAAGCCtgcctttgcttcccccactcttctgGGAAgagtaaggggcctggcgagactgGCATATGGTAACCCtggtggggacacaagtcttaatctggcgactctatgCACCACTGACAAGAGAAACGTTTCTACGGTATACATAGAGTATAGAGCGTCGCGGAACAGAATCGATCTCGGTGGATTGTGCATCGACAGATAGAGAGCTGTTTACCTAACAGTATCAGGAACAGTCCCATGAACGAGGTGGACACGGCGAGCAGAATTCTACGTCCAAGTATGTCGACGAAGAACGTGGCGATGAGAGACGCCAATATTTGAACGCTGGCGACGAGCAACGTCTGCTCGCTTCCGGTTAGCTCGCCGGATCCGATAGTGTTGAAGAGCGTCAAAGCGTAGAAGATCATCACATTCACGCTGCTCAATTGATGACCCAATACCACTCCCAGACAAGCTACGAACGACCTCAGGACTCGTAGATTTTTTATGAGCTCGAAGCTCGACTGAAATCGATTTGCCAAATTAACTGACAGTTCATttatcaatagacagcggattttatgcatgcatttaaaaaaatgagtaggtgtaattcgacaCGGTAAAAATATTAGTAGAATTTAAAACACTGCTATATTATCCTCGACCAATTAGACAAATTAAGTTAGTTGAAAAtcgggtagaaaatgtttattttgcataaagatccactgtctagatatattgtacatattttgTCGATTATATTATAGTTAtctaaatactttttaatgtattcttttcatttCATTCGATTGTCTCATGATACCTTTGTTATTGCCATTTTTTTTACGTGTGTTCTACTACTCGTAGTATTGCATTATTTAATGAGTACATCATTTAATAAGTTAGTGTATCACATGTTCgagattattattatataatatataacataACGTTTTTGATGAATTGAATTAAGATTTTGGGTTTTATATAAATTTCGTTCTTATAACGTGAACGGTACATTTCCATCAATTCGGGAACGTCGGGGCTATTATGGTATcgcataaaatattgaaatatattataaatattagcgcTTATTTCCCGGATTTTCAATCGTATCGAGCTTTATTTAAATGATGCAAGCGAAATTGTGTATTTGTTCGTTTGAATACGATTGAAACGGTTTCGAACAGATTTTGTTGGTATTATCATTTTCCCGTTGCATGGTTATTTGTATTTCCGCTTTTCACAGGAGAATTTTAGTATACCGAAGGAACGAGATGTTATGAATATCATGACAGAAATAGATTATATTCACAACAATATTTCCGATCGTGAATTTTCACTTTGCCAAAAGTATGTACATTGAAAAAGCAAtaatcattaaaataattatggaTTTCGATGCATGTACGAgtcgcaaaaattttcaaaaataatctAATAAAAATCTCATCCTTTCCGTCATggttagacagcggattcgatgcatttataacaaaaatgagcaggtgtaatTCGACACAGTGgaaacgttagaagaatttgcaattaaacatattgagaaagaaaataagtttctaTATTACTGCAgttggttgcaaatcaggtagaaaatttttatttttcataaagatccgctgtctagtcatggtATTTAACTCGAACTATCAATAACACTTCTAATACAGGAAATGAAATTCTCAGTTTTGGTATTTTTGAGTGCCCACAACTATTCCTCACAGTGCTAAATAGAATGCAAATTGTACAAACAGTAAcaacatttaaaaatactgttgtactCTGTTTTCCTCCTGTTTCTTGTAATTCGTAAAGAAACTTGAATTTGCAGTTTAATTATAAAGCGTGGAATCGCTATCTATGGTGGTCTGATGACTGAAATTAGTGTCGCTAGATAAAGAAACTCAAAATCTTTGTGCTTATCTTATCCCCTCTTTAACTCATTGTACTACTTCACAATAGTCTTGTCTGTCACTCGGTAACTTACAATGAGACTTCCGTGCGCAGACAGGCCGCACAGTCACAGAGCTGTTTATTTTTGCAAATTCCACAACCCACCAGTTGCGTTGTTACAGGACCACCATCACTACTAGCCGCAATGAGACCATGGCAGTGAAAATAGGCATTCGTGGATGTATTCTCACGAACGTACAACTGTTCATAATAATAGCGAATATCTCTAATCACCcaataattttcaataattaacctttaactacccgcgctggtgtaaaaagtacaccattatttcaaaaaatgctgtccCATCACAGTGCGACTTCCCGCACCACTGCCGCTTCATGTAACCTGCGCCCAATGTATACTACACCGCGCGAGTACTTATTGAAAATTCAGGGCGCCGCGGGTAATTAAAGGTTAAGCGAAGAAATAAATTCCTACCGATTTCGAGGTAAAATAAAAGTTCTCTTGGACACTTCTTCAATTATTATCGCGACGTTTCGAACAACCAATGGCTGAATTATTAATCgcttgaaattattataataaaaaaggaAATTCACTTTTCGTGGTGAGAAAATTGGATAAAATGTCTCGACACATGTGTTTTACCTTTGGCGGCTGAGTCATGCGAACCAGTCGCTTCATTTCACTGACTTCGTGCTCGATATCGCTGGTGTTGCCTCGATACCATCTCAATGATTTCTCCGCATTGATCTCGTCGTTCCTCGACAAATAGTAGAAGGGACTTTCGGGCAGCAATTTCGCGAGCCCGATCGACAAGCACGCGATCCCGCAAATTGAGCTGTACCTTCACGAGAAAGAATTGATTTACACACCGTTTCCCCGTGATATTCAAAACGATTCGGAACAGCCCGGAACACGAGAACAGAAACGCTATCAAGATCTCGCAAGCTGTGCTTGAAAAATCTGTCGAATCCCAGACCGCGAATGAAACTCGAATTTATACGACACGTTCCAGCGATTTCATAGTTATTGCTCGGGCGCACGAACACGGAATATTTCCTTAGTACACGTAACAAATTGTGTATTTGTTGACGATTACTagcagactgcgaattttatggatTTTCGACAAAAATGAGCGGGTGAAATTGAAAACGGTGTAAAGATCGAAAgaatttacagtttaaaatagaataacttttttataatcgtatCAATCGACCTGATttctttataatcaattagaaaagCATTAGTTCACAAAAATTAGAATTAACAAGGTTACGTAAAAATAcagaaggcattttttaaaactttttttatttgggcccttaaagagagaaaatttaaaatatatgtttggtagatctatgttaattatacacatgctgaaaaattcatcgaaattgattaacatacacacgagctattAACGAGCGGTTAAAAAGGGTAAAAATCGTAGTttatagatctacgaaacatattttaaattttcattaagggcccaaataaaaaaattgtaaaaattgcctttcttatttttgcgtgtaaccttgtaaattataatttttggaaaatctttttttcacatcatttcgtaaaccaattcttCTAATCGATTAcacaaaatcaggtcgtttagtacaattataaaagaagttattctattttaaagggcgtgcgaatactttttacacccactgtttGTACATCAATATATTTTCAACTGATTTAAGTGATCGAGAACAGAAAGAAGAATCCTTGAAATTAATGCAgcctattttgcataaaaattcgcagtctaattattacagatgagtatgaaaattttgcatcatatttctaattttgccatttacgattattctttAAATTTCAACTATACACGAGCAGTTTTCTGGGCCAGCTAAATTTTCATATGGTAATAGCTAACAACAGAAATAATCATGAGCATGTTTACACGAAAAATTGTTACGCTGCCGTGTCTCTAAAAAATCCGCCTTCCTCAAGCTACAAAAAttgattggaattgaaattcgtAGGAATCGCGATTCATATCGACGCGAACTAATGGAAGCAACGCGCAGCTGGatcatgaattatttaaaataaagcaCAGCGCGGACGGTAATCGGTTCCCGTCGGGTTTAAGGACACGGTTCCAATTTCCGAACGATACGAATCTGCTAGCTCGCAGCGATTTCAATTACGTTCTTACTTCCACACGGTCTCCTGTTCGCCGATCATGTGAGCCACCACGAACGCGTACATGACGCCGAGGTTGATGAAAACTTGAAAGAACGACAGCAGACGTCCACGGATCTTTTTGTCGGCAACCTCGGCCACGTAGAGCGGCGTCAGGACGCAGAACACGCCGGAAGTCACGCCGCAGATTATTCGGCCGATCATCAGCAGTATCGCCTGCGATTCAAAGAAATCCCAAACACTTCCTCTTCCGTTTGCAAACAAGTAAACAGTCGTTTTCCATCTTTTCCAGCTTTACGACTACACCTCCGGAGGATTAATTATACAACTTTGCAATggttaaatatttacaaacaaaaaaatgatGGGACACTGCCTGAACTATACCCTTTCGACGGTGCGAacgttttttggaaaaagttttATACTTTCCGAGAGAAAAAGAACTTCCTAAAGATCACTTTCCTTCTACTCGAAGTTCTCCGATCGAATGAAAATGATTTTCGTACAAAACTGGGAGAAAGTACCAATTCCAGACTACAGTTTATCTCCACGCAGACCGTAGATCACTACGCGCCCGACCCGCTACAACTTCGTCAATTTCCAGAATTTATGGCGGCCGTTATCAGCGCGCAGGAACGCCGTTCTTCAAGAAAGAGAGATCCTTTTTTCGGAAGTTCTGAAGCGAGGTGCACGTTTGAGGGTACTTTTGGCCCGTTATCCGACCGTATCCTTTCCCGGAGAGTTACGAGGGGGAAATTCCCTCGCGAGAGGACATCGTCTCGATATCGAGGAGAAGGTGATCGGTTCCTTACTTGTTGTCCAGCGATGCAGATGAGAGTCCAGCCGACAACGAGGGCCGGCATCGTGCCGAACATGGCGGTCGGTCGCGTGAACCATTTGACGATGAACGGCGCTAGTATGGCTCCGGCGAAGGCACCCGCGTTCAAGATGCATCCGATCACTCCAATTTCGGTGGAGGTGGCGTCCAGGTGATTCCTGAACACTTCGCCGGCGCTGGAATTCCATCCGAGCGAGACGCCGAGCGTGAAACCGCCGAGGGACGCTGGAATTCAGCGAATAAAGACGACCGTcagccagagctgtggtactgtggtactaaaccatacccccaccatagcctactattgcccctccgtcgcacagtggtctaaacgggcgatttagctggacaaaacccaaAAAATGGAAATCCAGCAGGAAAATTTCCCGCTTCGGTAAATGAGAGGTAAGGTACCAGGTAAGATGAACCACTGCTGTTTTTCCCCTTTTATCAccccataataaaatatacccccacgaacaactcatttttcaacttcgtatttcttcatcgtcgttcgacacctcactattataaaacttaaatatattgtttatttgcttaaaaatgaaagtatactTCAAACGTATATAGCATTCAAACTTTGACAGTCTCGCAAAAAAAACCTTTAAATACCTTTAGGATGGAACATGTTGGAACATCTTTATAGAAGTCTAGAGTgtccgaaaaaatcaatttcatttgcaCGAACTTGCACACGTTTGAATTTGAGACAGTTTTTAGTAATTCAATGTCGATATATTTCGAATCATCTCTATGATTCTCTTCTACGTAAGCCACGaatgacaaaaagatatcaaaACATGATTGGAGTAAAAGTGATATCGTATTTTTGGGCCCCTAAAATTTATgcgaacaattttgaaaatttataatttttttttaaattttgaaaatgattttttttagaaaaaaaaattttttcgattaaAGACGCCGACCAATTTAGAGACAACAGGCGATAGTAGAATAATAATAGAATtgtcaccacgatgttttgaacatttcggataatctggcaagaaaatgtttccaacaaaagttaatcgatactcagtcatctataaatcccaataaaaaaattttacaaaaatttttttttctaataaaaaaatatgtttatgttaattttttaaacaccactaagtattttttattacatattgttgtagctggtgtcaagacgaatccaatgacctacttaactacggctttaagtcttaaaataatgctagaataattttgtccagctaaatcgcctgtttagaccactgtgcgtcgtgttccaacgcgcccgcgcgctacactcaccaccgtacctctacggatacagtagagtgatacgctggtgagtgtagcgcgcgggcgcgttggaaaacaacgtaggggcaatagtaggctatggtgggggtatggtttagtaccacagtaccacagctctggcatcactgccgtCAGCCCACGTCACTCCCACTTCTTCTCAGAGCCGCCAGATCACGACTTGtgcccccactctaccttccccttctacgactcTCCCCCACGCATCCGCCGcgtggtcacgtgacgcgtttcgttcgGTCCAGGCAGAGAGGGGGAAACTCTTTCCCCTGAATCGTGcttcctcccctcatctggcgactctagtTCTCCTGCGACCCTCTTCTCCTTTGATCCGTGATGTCGCAGTCGTCCACCCGCTAATTGCCCGGCCACGTTCTTAATTTACCCCGAGCGACGCGAGCTCGGCCCGGCCCTGTTTCATCCGCGGAGGTGAAATTTGTTTTCTGAGAAAAGAGCGGACAAGGGGACATTCGGCGACAAAGAACGCCTGCCTCTTTGTCGGCTACCAGGTTTTTCCAGCTCCTGCAACGGGTCTATTCACAACGAATAGTGATTCCGGTTCGCTGGAAAATGAACTCTGCGGAAGTATCTGCTGGTGTGATTTGGAAATTGATCGGGGATTTTGGTCCGACGTGAGTGGACTGTGAAGGAAGTTGCGCGAGGGTATTTTCGATATGGTTTCATTTTACGTGGACCTGTGATACTGAATGCCCAGAATTTATGTACGTTATGTACTAGTTTAGTACAATGTAGagttttaaatgaaattatactGATGAActttatcttcgaattttttctagCAACTCTGGTTCCCTCAATTATATCTGTTACAATTTCACGTGTATCTTTTCACAGTGGTAATGACAAGAAAAAGCAATTAgtaatagaaataataataagaataagaAAATAGTTCGTTGTTTGTTTCATTCAGAGATGCATTGGCATAGCATTCATTGATGCGTCCAGATGCTTGTATATCAAAGAGAGGATCGAAACGAGGATCAATACGAGGATCAAGAATATCAAAATGTATATCAACACTAACTTGTATATTATCATACTCGGtgtatatgaaatgaaaaatataggaAGTATCGTTACTCtgccactaaaaagtataaaaagtcTAATTACTAAATGCCAACAATTAACACAGAACCCACCAAAAAGCTGAATCActtttcgaaaattattttaaccCTTCTACGTCCTCCGCATGTGAAAATTGTATTCGTTAAAATCTCCAAACAGTGAAATAAACATTATCAGATAATACAATCTACCAAAATTTTAATCTTAAAGTTTAAAGAATCTCACGATTCGAGTGGAAAGACTGTGTAGTAATTAATGAAACCTGCAGTTTCGAGAAAAGCGTCAAAAAAGGTTAGCTCACCAATGAAAGCCCCGACGTATTGTTTCGATTTTCGTATCTCGACGACGTTGTCGTTGATCGATCTCGTGGTCATTGTTTCCAGGATGTCTTTCGGTAATTTTCTGCCCACGATGACGAAACCATAAGTTGACCCGATGGAATCGAGTTACAACTGAACCGAACCCCGGTTTCGATGCAGCGATATCGAGTTGACATATCGCAAAGTTGATCTCGCTCACCGTTTGTTTTGCAAAACATTTGCGCGGTGCAGTTTGCAACATGTCATTTAATTGGGGCATTCGATTCAACGTTGAACGCATACTCGGTGGCAACAATATTACTGATATCAACTCAAATCGACAAATATATTGACAATTCTTTCAGATTCCGAACTACTCTGACCAAAAATAAATTCCCTCTTCACAAATTTTTAACGCGAGACACAAtttaattcaatattatttctaatttAATCATCAGAAGTTAAAGAGTTCGATTGAAGTGTTTAATCCTTCCAAACCACTATAATTATTAACATCCTAATTCTTTTAAAAGTGATTCTGCATAGGACACTTGTCCCTATTAATAGTTTTCGTATTTAAATAAGTagtcaaaattaatttgaaaaaaatgagaCAATTATTAAGGGAGCATTGATTAAAAAGGCACATTAAAAGGGGGCAtggtttaaaaagaaataattgatcaagaagggatttaatatcctgataagaattaataattagagtcctaagaaacactgcactgtaaattataccattataatgacgtaatctcatttgtttttcaatatttaattatgttccaccaatccgaccatcttgaaactatTTTTACATGtcagataagcaacagaacattgttcttgaattttttagaagtggtcactcgaagggttgcttgcaattcccacccctaaagaattaaatgatttttttctacccttaataatttgatcacaatggtgaaaaaaatgtatgatacgaaggaggtaagttcgagtattttcgtttgctTTTTATCTGAAtgtcttaattaacaaccgagaaaaataatgatacagttaagggtatttaccctcatatcatccttatgcGAAGGGttggcgacttaaaattttaggggttatctttcaacctaaaaccattgttttccacgcaatatcaataaaaattgtggaggggggggggcgctggaccaatcttagtctgctagaccGAATTTGTTAACTTGAGAAAAATATTCCAATAAAAAGAAAGAGTTGGAGAATCGATATAAATTCTGAACGGATgagtttataaataattaattaaaaaatattgttagtaGCGTAGAGATTCCTCATTCCGCAGAGGAGCTGGATCAGAACGTACCCAGGCACCGTCATCCGAGTCTTAATTGGTCCCAGGTGAAACGAGGAAATTTCAGTGCGACTAGTTCAGGAACTGGTTGCGGAGTGAGACTGTATTGGAACGATCTGAGCAAACGGCATTGGTTTCTTCGTCTGCGTCAGTTCACCCTTGTCATAGAGACCATCAGGTCGCCCAAGTAATTGGATTACCGACTATATGTACGTATGTACACCACTGGCCAGCGTTTCCATGCACTGTCGATAGTTTACAGACAGTTAAGTGGACCGCGCGACACTAACTGCAAACCCTCGATTACATATACTCCATTTATCAACGCTGCGCTCTTCGCGAGAACCCATCAGATCCTGGACTAGGTCTGGGTCTTGTCTCGAACGGCCGACTGGATGCAGAAGGATTATGCCGGCCAGTAGAGTGGCCAATTATGTCAGCAGAACACGGCCATAACATAGACGTATCAGTTCTGATTGCAATCGATGAGATAACGATTGCTTTTCTTGGCATCCTCGCAGCCATTACCTCCCTTGGTACGTACTCGGACATTCGGTCTTCAATGTGACCATCACGCTCGTCGCGGCATCAAGTCGTTCACGATTCCCAGATCATTGTTTTTCAGACATGAAAACAACTTTTCGGGAtaaacatacagtgactcccactaatattcggacactcttaacccggcgttagttaggtggggtctcacagaccccagagattttagattgattgtaacattgtaaaaatgtttcattagttaagtatttttgaataataaaaatttaatttcgtggatctgcgtttttactctgataaattgcaagcctcttaagcaatacgtaatcttataattataaaaaaaaacgtatttatttctataatacaatatattatttcggtgggtctgtgaaaccccaccttaccacttacgatacattttcccaccttaccaacgccgggttaaaaacaccatcacttttttaatattggactatgcgatttgaatttttataggaagctagagcaatttgtttactacagggtctgaaaagaaattttttcaaaaattgcatttggtcggaattgtaaagGAAATActgaaatttgtattttacaacttttctatgcgggtctatattgaaattataaaaaatacgttttgtagatctgtatcaattatatgcacCGTCAAAGTTTCAAGAAATCGTTTGGTGCGGGGAAAAAAGACAGGCATTGGTAGATTTAAGAATTCTTAGAATTatactgcagttggaggccgaaaatcgtgaaaaactgcaatttttatcatctttaaacgtttgtatttaattgatacagatgtacgaaacgtgttttctaaattttccatataagtccacataaaaaagttgaaaaatacaacttttagtattttctctgcaattccgacaacttgcaggattttcaaaattttttgtcgcgttgtgtagcaaaccgaTTGTTCTAACTtatccaaaaatttcaagttgaatattccaatattgaaaaagttatggtgtttttaagagtgtccgaatattagtgggagtcactgtatgcatACTTGGTAGAAAGGTTAaaattatttgagatcgtcaatCTATAAAATTCCGAGTAATTATTACAATCATAAAAGACCAGCAAATTGCAAAacttaataaaattttaaatatttcggaACAGAAGAGCATTCAACCATATACGAATTTTGATTTACAATGTTCACTTAAGACAACTTTAAAGAAATCtttgtataaaatatttctattaaaaACAGTATTGGAGAAACGTTTATTGAAAATGCTTAATCCAAATACAGCTTTGAAGGAACATTTGTTTGAAATGTTTATTTAAGTGGCAGCTTTGAAGAAATCTTTATCTAGAATGTTCAATTGGAAGGCAACTTCAAAGACACCTTTATGTTAAAATGTAAAAGGCGGCTTTAAATCATAGAAAAGGTGCTTTAAATGCACCTTCGCGTAAAATGTTCAATCAAAGGACAGTCGTTTATAACATTTACTTAAAGAACAGCTTCAAGAGAATGTTTTATTTCAGTCCATTAAAAATCATCATCACCATACACTGGTATATTAAAATATGAATTACAACATAAAAAAGCTCGCTCTAATGAGAAGCTTTTGTGCTtcacttttttaatgtttaatgttTCCCTGGAGATAAATACTCCTGGGAAGCAGTGATTCGTTTTTGCGCCGAGGGGGGATTTTTTTGGATATGTGATCCGTGTTAAAACTAGCACGGCTGTCAGAAAGGGAGATTTTAATATAAGCTATATAGGCGAGGATGCGTGCTCCTTCTCCCTTGAGAGCTTACAAGCTTCTCCGTTTCATCTTATCTCGGCTCCGATCCATCAAATAAAGCCATGTCGGTGCAACCAATTTTCACATCAATGCCACTTCAAGATTCGCGATGCAAGGAGGCAATCTTGTACCGGATGTCAGACAATGTCCCCGAGCATCATGCTGCTATAAAATCAGGCGACACCTGCAcgaaaataactttttaaatatgcaTCATCGATGCCCTTGTCCCGCGTGTAACGCTTTTGTAATCAGATTTTCCCTCGTGAATATTGTCCAACATTTTTACACTTTTGCTCTGCAAAGCCGCAAAATTTTTTCCCTCTCTCGTCGTAGAACATATTTCAAAAACGCAATGTATAagtcttttataatatttgttgCGATTAATTTTTTACATAGGTACACACAATAAGGCCAGGTAATATTGAGAAGCTTCGTTAAATATCTTTTGTTCAGTAAAATTAATATAGTTTCGAATATTAATTCATCATTTAGTTGCAATACTCCTTTgttatattccaatattcttccATAAATATTTGAATGATTCTGTTATGTATGTTGTATTAATTTGAATGTTCAATGCAAATTTTCGGTGAAATTAATGAAAGCACCGGCGAACTTTAACAACGAATTTGTTTGTTGTAAAAACCGTTGTCGACGTTGCGAAAAATGTCTTTGTAAAATTCGGGACACGAAGATCGCCCAGGGCCGGGCATAAAGTTGATAATTTTGCAGTCAGAAGGCGAACGAGAtcgataaattaatattcaccaCGACCGTACCGAAATTCCTGGAACCCCGAGCAAGTCGAATTTATGGTTAATGCATGCGTTTAGGCACTTTATTGGCGTTCCATGGCACCCCCCCCGCATACCCATGATCGTTCCAGCTAACATATTATCGTTACAGGGAGCCGCGTGCCACCATTTTGATGGGACATGAAATCATTTTATGTGCTCAAGGCATTGCTATTTTAAAGAGCTCTTGAAAAAAAGCACGCTCAAAAATACTCCAAAGAGCATGAACATTGCTCACAAACGTCACTCAACAAAACAAGAAAAACAAGAGAATGTAATGCGCACTTTAAATCAcaatcaaaaaataaaattaaaaaatgaaggacGTACTTAACTAGAAATCATTGGAAGAGGcattgttaacactttacctaccggaagcctattgataggattttcaatcattgtgttgtaccaaaagaaagcatagaaattttcttttacattgcaatcttaattgaaactattagatgacgatattgtgggtgacttgttagttctcaatgaaaattgctgtttccattgaaggttccattaaaaagtgtttagccacatGTTCCATAGATTTgttaaaattatgcaataatcaccggtcggtaatgtgttaatacaaATACTCCACAGAATATGAAAATCGGTAGCAAACGTAATGAGATCAATAGAAATTAAACATGGAATTTGTTT is a genomic window of Lasioglossum baleicum chromosome 14, iyLasBale1, whole genome shotgun sequence containing:
- the LOC143215911 gene encoding facilitated trehalose transporter Tret1, translating into MTTRSINDNVVEIRKSKQYVGAFIASLGGFTLGVSLGWNSSAGEVFRNHLDATSTEIGVIGCILNAGAFAGAILAPFIVKWFTRPTAMFGTMPALVVGWTLICIAGQQAILLMIGRIICGVTSGVFCVLTPLYVAEVADKKIRGRLLSFFQVFINLGVMYAFVVAHMIGEQETVWKYSSICGIACLSIGLAKLLPESPFYYLSRNDEINAEKSLRWYRGNTSDIEHEVSEMKRLVRMTQPPKSSFELIKNLRVLRSFVACLGVVLGHQLSSVNVMIFYALTLFNTIGSGELTGSEQTLLVASVQILASLIATFFVDILGRRILLAVSTSFMGLFLILLGWFFSLRDGDPEYEEIYSWMSPAWIILFFGAFNIGLGPISWSLLGDVLPVEVRLPVAAGVVSFGWLVSLIATLTFDEMIIALGATKAMWLSAGICWLTTLFCAIVVKDSTGKSLIEVQEEHFGQESDRAIEET